CGCGTCGGTCGTTTCGGCCAGAACGCTGCGACCTTGCTCGATTTCGGCGACCTGCTGCTCGTGTGCCTCTTCGCGTGCGGCGATCACTTGTTGCCGATTGCCGAGGGCCTCCTCCCAGTTGGTCAACTGTTGGGCCCGTTCGGCGACGGCCTGCAGCCGCGAGTGCCATTCATTGGCGCTGTATTCGAGTTCGCGTTGACGGGTCGTCAGCGTCGCTTCGCGCGCTTCGAGTTCGGCCTGCCGCTGTTGCAGCGTGGTGTCCTGGGCGACGAACGCGGCCTGCTGTGCGGCCGAATACCACTCGGCCCGTTGCGTGTCGAGTTCGGCACGCAACGCTCCCAGCGTCTGGTCGCGTGCGGCAAGCGACTGGTCCCAGCCCTGCAGTTGTTCCTGCCGGGCACGCAGCTCCGCTTCCCAGCGGCCAAGACTTGCCGTCTGTTCTTGTTCGCGCTGGGCGAGTTGTGCTTCCCTTTCGGACGCCGATTGTTGGCGCGCGGCACATTGTTCCTGCTCGCTGTCCAGCCACGCAGCGCGACCGTTCAGCTCTTCGGCTCGTCCGTTCAGCGCTGCATCACGCCCGTTCAGCTCTGCATCGCGAGCCTGCAATTGCTCTGCCTGCTCGGCGAGCCGCTGCCGTGCGGCCGCTTGTTCGGCCTGTTCGTGCTCGAGCGATTCGCGCTGGGCTTGCAGGCTGCGGAGCAGCGCGCCGATTTCGAGTTGCCGCCCGGCGAGGTCCGCCTCTTGCGCGGCGAGCGCTTGTTCCTGATCGTGCAGCGATTGGGCCACTTCATCGGCCTGGGACATCTGCTCGACGGCCTGCCGGCATTGCTGTTCGAGCTCGTGTTGGCGCAACTCGAGGGCCACACGCCGCCGGTTCAGTTCGGCCTCGCTGGCGCTGAGCGCGTCGCTGCGATCGGCCAGCTCTTGCGACAGCGCCTGACGCTGGGCTTGAGCCTGTTCCCATTGCGTGCGGAATTCACTTTCTCGCCGGAACAGCTCTGCTTCGCGGGCCGCGAGGGCCACGGTTTGCTCATGAATTTGCCCGGCCAGCACGCGCTCGCGCTCGGCAATCTCGGCCCGCCGCGCCGCGAGTTGTTCGAGCAACTCGGGCGTCGCGTCCACGCGCGGCACTTCGGTCTGCTCGGCGGCTAGCTCGCGCAGATCGGTCTCGGCTTGGATCAGGCGCAACTGCAGGTCGTCGAATTGCTGCCGGGTGCGTCGCAAGGCGGCGATCGTCCGCCGCAGACGGCGGCGCCCCAGGCGAATGGCGCCCCGCAGGATCTCGATGCGATCGGCGTCGTTGTCCGTGGCGGCAGGCAGCGTGACGCTTGGCGGCCCTGCTGCGCTCAGGGATGCGGGCGCTTCGTTGCGCGACGTCGGCGCTGCGCAAGCCGACACGCCCGGTCGATCATCTTCCACAACTTGCAGTGCCACGGTCCCGAGGTCGAGCCGATCGCCCACCAGCAATCGCTCGCAAGTGAACCTTAGACCGTTCAACAACGCCGGCTCGGCCAGCGTGCGCACGACCGTGTGCATGGCGCCGCGCAAAACCAGGCAGTGGGCCGGGGCGATTTCCGGCTGGGCCAGCCGTACGCTGGCCGTGGTGCCCGAGCCCAGCACGTGACGTGCACCTTCGAGGCGGACGAATTCGCCATCGCGTGGGCCGCCGCAAATCTGCAGGACGAGCGTTCCCGGCGCGTGCCCGAGCAAGGGACCCCCGGCACCGACCAATTGCTGTACAACCATGGAAGTCAACCTGGAAGTCGAGGTGGGGTGATCGAGCGCGCAGGCAAGGCGCGCCGACACGGTGGGCAGGCAAGCTGTTTCGTGCACGGTAGATGCCGCTGCTGGCATATAGGTCGCCCCCTGGGCGGTGTCAAAAGATCAAGCGCCCCAGGCCGAATTCCCCGTAAGATTGATACCGCTGACCGGCCGCCACCCGCCAAGTGGCGACGAACCCGCTGCCTGGCACGTCGCAAAGGGGCGATCCGCCAGCGGATGGGGGCAGTACCGGCAGGGCACTCCGGATTCGTTACGCGAGGTGTTTGCGGGCATGCAATGGCGTCGCTGGCAGATCGGACGTGGGAAGCCAAGCGCCGAGCGCGAGTCGGGCGACGTCGCGGCCGTGCTGAGCTGCGATTGCGGAGCACGCTGGACTTGCCAGCGCGAACGACGGGGGCGGGTCGAGCGGTGTCCGCGCTGTGGCGTGGAGCAGTTCCTGCTGGCGGCGAGTCCGCTGCCGCCTGCCCTGCCTACTCGCAAACAAGCGGCCATCGATTGGGAGCCGCAGTCGCCTCATGCCGCCAAGGCAGAATCCCCTGGACGCGCCGAGCCATCGACGGGGCCTGCCTCGAAGCTGGCGCAGCAGCCTCAGGATCACGCACCTGCGCCGGCCGAGCGGCCCGATGCGGGACAATCGGATGCCGGTTCCAGGCGACCTATCGAAGAACATTGGGTCGAGGACGATGCCACGGCCCGCGCGCGCTGGTCTGTTTGGTCGGTTCGATTGATCGCCGCGGCGCTGGCGGTGCTCGTCGGTCTGACGGCCTGGCTGAGCTGGGAGGGGTATCGCCGCAGGACGGCCGCAGCCGTCTTGGAACAGGCCACAACGCGAGGCACTGCGGCGCTCGTCGAGGGGGATTATCTGCAGGCGGCCGCCGAACTCGAGCGCGCTGCCAAGGCTGCGGCAGCCCTGCCGGGCGACAGTGCTGCCGAGCGCCGGGCCACGCAGCTCTATCTCGAAGCCCAGGCCTGGTCGCGGCTCGCGGCGACCGATCTGGGTGATTTTTGGCTGTCGCGCGCTCAGCCCGACGCTGCGGCAAATCAGGCCGCCTGGCCGGACGAATTCCAGCGATTATTTGCCGGTCGCGTGGTCGTGTTCGATGCCTGGCTGCGACGCGAGTACGATCCCGACGCTGCCCAAAGGCTGGCAGCGCCCGCTGATCGGCCATTGTTGCAAATGGACTGGGCCACGTTGGGGCCCAGTGCGCGACTGCAAGTCACTCTCTCTGACGATCCTTGTTTCGCTGCTGTGCGACCGGGGCAGCCGCAACGGTTCATCTTCGCGGTCAAGCTGGCCGGGCTGCGGCGCAGGGAAGAGGTTTGGACCGCCGACACGGTGCCTGGGTCCGCTGTGCTCCTCACGCAGCCCGAGCCGCTTGTGCGCTGCGGGCTACCGCTCGACGAAGACTTGCGTGCGCAGCTTGCGGAACAATTCAAGCGCGAGGCGGGTTCATGAGCACTTGCCGGCCAACGAAGGTCCTGTTCGGCTGCGCGGTGGTCTTGGCGATGGCCGTCGCGAATGCGGCCGGTGAAACGCTCGACGTGACCGAATACGAGCCGCGGATGGAGCAACTGCAGGGCCTGCGCACCACCGTCGTCGGGCGTTTCGCCTCGATGGCCGGTAACCGCATCAAGCTGGTCGGGTCGGCAATCGATTTCCGCTTGAGCGAGACGGCCCGTCCCCCGCGGCCGGGTACGAAAAATGTCGAGCTTACCGGCGCGGCCGCGCGCGAAGGCGGGCGATGGGTGTTCGTCGTGGCCGTGGCCGAAGCAGTGCCGAGCGACGTCGAGCAATTCGACGAGCGCCGCCGGGCGATCGCCGAGCGCGATTTTGGCCAACTCTATGCTTTGAGCCGCTGGGCACGCACCCAGGCGCGGCGGTACGACGACGCCGAACTCCGCAGCCGTGCGGTCAGCGCCTTTCGCGAGGCTTTCGCTTGGGAAGAAACCGCCCTGATCGACCGCGGTGACGGCCAAGGTCTTCTGGAGCTTGCCGACCGCGGGCGCGAGCTGGGTCTCGATCAGGAGACAGTCTTGCGACTGACGCATCTTGCCTTATGGACCGAACGCCGACGGCTGGAAGCTGCGGCCAATTGGCCGGCGTTGGCCACCCTCGCGGAAACAACGTCTCAACGCCTGCCCGGAGCGGCCGATCGCAGCCTGCGGCTCGACCAGACGACTCGAGAACGCTACCTGGCTGACCCGCAGGCCGAGTTCTTGGCCCAGCCTGCCCTGCGGCCGGCCTTGGCCCGGGCTTTCTGGGCCGATCTCCAGGCAGCCGTGTTGCGGCATGCCGCGTCCAGCGGAACTGCGCCGGGCAAATTGGCCATGCAGGCGGCCGAACAGCTACCTGAGTTTCCCGAACTTGCCCGGGAATTCCACCTGGCCGATTTGCGGCAACAGGCCGCGACTGCGTCGGCGCTTACGCGGGGAAAAATGCTCGCGCTGGGCGAGGAATTCGAACGGCTTGGCGAAGCCGCCGATCACCGCCAGCTTGCCACGAATTGGCTGGCAGCGCAACGTGCCCACCTGCCGCAAGGCGATGCCGAAGCGCGGCTGGCGCTGGCCGACGACTATCGGCACCTGCTTGACGATGTGGAGACCGCGGCGGCCCTCTACCTCGAGGCGCTGGAGTTGGTACCGAGCCTGGAGGAGGCCGCTTCGCAATTGCGCAGTCTCGGCTACGAAAAGCTGGCCGGCGGCTGGCAGCGGACAGCCGAGTTGCGGGCAAGTCTCGTCGAGGCCGAGCGTCGCCGGCGTGTGGGGGGGATCGCCCCGGGCGACCTGGAGACGGCCGTGATTGCCCGCTTACGGCGGCCCGACCGAGTGGCCCGCACGGTCACCGCGGCGGCGGTGTTTGAGCAGTGGATCTACGACGGGCCGCCTGCGCTTTACGTGTACCTCCGCCGACTTCCTGGCGGCCGTGAAGCGGCAGTGGTCTCGATCACTGCGCCGGACGCGCCAGCATCCGGCGATTGAGTCCCGGCGGACGCGGACCGGGGGGTGCCAGCAGGCAATCCGCGAGCTAGCGGCAGTACTTGCCGGTGTAACCGGAAAAGTCTGCACAATCGTTTCGATCTTGACGATGATTCGTTAGCACCGGCACCCCCGCCGGGACGAGGCTGGTACGACTTCCTCTGAGCGCACGGAACAAGTGTCCGGGCGGGGGATGGCCTGGCCAAGGCGTGGGGAGCAGCCGCGAAGAGTTCTACGCAAACTCTTTTGCGGTTGTTGGTTGCGACGCGAAAGCGCGAAAACCGAGTTGGCCTTGACAAATCGGAGAATCGCGCGATCCGTCGGGCAGGGCGTGCGTACTATATTTTGTTTGCCGCTTATCCGGACGGCGGAGGCGAGCAAGGGCAAAGGGAATCGAGGCACAAGGAGAAGGGTTCGAGCCAGGCGTGTGCGAAGGGGGGATCACCTTCAGCCGCTTGAGACGTCGAATCTACTGAGGTGAGGCACACATGGCACGCAAAGACGCAATGCTGGCGATGCGCCAGATCCTGATTCGCAGGCGCGATGCCCTGCGCCAGGCCCTGGCGGGCGACTTGAGCCTGCTCAAGGAGCTCCGTAGTCAGACTTCCGGCGACATGGTCGACGCCGCGCTCGACTCGGCCCAAGACGAGATCAGCTCGCAATTGGCCGAAGTCGAAAGCCGCGAACTGGCCAACATCGAAAACGCCCTGGAGCGGATGCGCGCAGGCCAATATGGAACCTGCGAGGGCTGCGGCTGCAAGATTCCCGTGGCGCGGCTCAATGCCTTGCCCTACGCCACGTTGTGCATCAATTGCCAACGCGAATTCGAGCGTACCGGTGGCTCGGGCGGTCAGGACCACGATTGGGGCCGGATTCTCGACACCGGCGCCGATAACGACCTGACCATCAACGACATCGAGATCGACGTCCAGTAGTCATCCTTGGCCAAGTCCGGGCGCGTGGTGCTCGACGACCACGCGCCTCGGCAAGGCCGGGCGGACGCGCTCGCGGCCGGTCCATCAGGATTCGTCCCGACGCGGCGTGCGCTTCGTAGCCAGGGCTTTTTCGAGCCGGGCGCTTGCAATCCAAGGATGGGTCTCTAGCGTGGTATTTCAGGCGGCCGGCGCTCGTAAGGCGCTGTCGTGCCGGCTGAATTGCCTGCGGAGAATCTGCAAGGGACAACTTCTCATGGCGCGTGCCTCGACCTTTCTCGTTGCCACCGGGGGCACTTTGATCGGGCTCTGCCTTGGCCTGTTCCTGGCCCCGCTGATCGTTTCCACGGCCGGTGCCCAGATCACGTTTGCCGGCCTCGACGAGAATGACGATCCGCAACAACGGGCGCAGTTGTACGCGGCCCTCGAACGCGACAGCGCCCACTTGGCACAAGAGCAGCAGGTCCTCAAGCGCGTCGCCAAGCTGGTGGCCCCGACGGTTGTCCATATCGAGGCCCATAAGACCGACCGCCTGTCGCGCCGGCCGGGCGAGGCCGACATCGAAGAGGCCGGCTCGGGCGTGATGGTCAACTTCGATGAGAAGTTCTACGTGCTCACCAACCGGCACGTCGTCCGCGATACCTCGACCGGCCGGATCGACATCAACCTGGCCGACGGCCGTCAGCTCCATCCGCTGCGGGTCCTCGAAGATCCCGATACGGACGTGGCCGTGTTGCCCGTCGCCGGGAGCGATCTGGTGTCGGCCAAGTTGGGTGACAGCAACCAATTGGAAATCGGCGACTTCGTCCTGGCCGTGGGCAGCCCGTTTGGGCTGAGCCATTCGGTCACCTACGGCATCATCAGCGCCAAGGGGCGCCGCGACTTGGAACTGGGCGACGAAGGCGTACGGCTGCAAGACTTCCTGCAAACCGACGCGGCGATCAACCCGGGCAACAGCGGTGGACCGCTGATCAACTTGCGCGGCGAGGTGATCGGCATCAACACAGCCATCGCCAGCAATTCGGGCGGCAACGAGGGGATTGGCTTCAGCATTCCCATCAACATGGTCCACCGCGTGGCCGCGCAGCTCATCGAGCACGGTACCGTGGCCAAGGCCTTCCTCGGGGTCAATCTCGAGGCCAAGTTCAACGCCGAGATGGCGGCCCGGTTGGGCCTGCCGCGGCGCCAGGGCGCGCTGATCACCTCGATCACGGCCAACTCGCCAGCGGCCGAGGCGCACTTGCAGCCCGACGACGTGGTGCTCGCCTTCGACGGCGTGCGCGTCGAAGACGGCGATCACCTGATCAACATGGTGAATCTGTGCGAAGTCGGCCGTACAGTGCCGCTGGTGGTCTTCCGCCAAAAGCAGACGCTCACCGTCAATGTCACGGTCGGCAACCGACGGACGTTCTTGCCGGCGACCCCGTAAGACGCACGCTGCCGATCTCGGGTCCTGCCCGAGGAATCGGGACCCCATTCTCGGGGAGCACCTGCCCCAATTCGGGGTAAACGGTCATCATCCACGGCCGGCGACCGATCAGTCGGCCGTAGCGCGGCAGGCCTGCATGATTCCGGCGACAATCCGCTCCGCCACTTGGGCCGCGTCGCAACCGGTCACGGCCGTCACGCGCGGTCCCGCGGCTGGCGGAGATCGCCGGTCGAAAATCGAAGCTCCGCGGGCGACACTTCCGGCCGTCTCGATCTCGACGGGATAGGCAGCCGATTCGAACAGCTCCGACTCGAGCAGCGCAACCAGGGCCACGGCATCGTGCAACTGGATGCTCTCCATGCCCAATTCCTGGCGAAAGGCTCGAAAGGCGAATGGCAGCAACTTGGCCATGAGCGTTGCCACCCGGCTGGGGATCGCCGTGGATTTTTCCATCAGGTCCATGCCGAAGGTGACGTCGCCGGACACGTCGACCGGGACCACCGTACGCGTCATGGTCGATTTCAGCACCAACTGGGCCGCCGAGGGATCGCAATAGAAATTGAACTCGGCTGCCGGGGTCACGTTGCCGGGGCCGGACAAGGTTCCGCCGAGAATCACGATCTGGTGAATCATGTCGGCCAATTCCGGGTCGCGCTGCAGCGCCCGCGCAACGTTGGTCAGCGGCCCCATCGCGACGATGCTCACGTCGCCCGGTGCCGCGCGGATCTCGTCGCAAATCACCTTCTCGGAGCGATGCCGGTGGTGCAATTCGGCCACCTGGAAATGTGCATTGCCCAACCCGTCGCTGCCGTGGAGGTGCCGGGCGTCGGCCGGCGAGCCCAGGTCGGGTTCACTGGCGGCGCCGATCCGCGGCCAGCGGGGTGGGTCGATTTGCTCGATCAGCGCCTGCACGTTGCGCGTGGCCTGTTCGGCAGCCACATTGCCGGCAACAGCCGTGACCGCCACCACATCGAGCCGGGGGTCGCACAGCGCCATGGCCAAGGCCACGGCGTCATCAATGCCCGGATCCACGTCCAAAATGACTTTGCGAACCACGCGCGGCTCCATCCCATCGACCCGGCAGCACGTACATCTGCCTCTAACAGAATGATAGGGCGCGCCGCGCGGCGCCTCAAGCGCGGTCCTGGGGCTCTTCGCCCCGGCGTCAGCCGCACGCAGCCTTCGATCGTTGGCAGTGGGCGTTTAGAATGTCGCAGTGAGCAGGCAGCGAACTGCGCATTTCCCGGAGAAGCCAGGTGCTCGAAACCATCATCGGACGGATCGCCGGCGGTGAAGACCTCTCGGCCGAGGAGATGGGCTCGACGATCGAATTGATCATGCAGGGACAGTGCCAGGAACAAGAAATTGGCCTGTTTCTGACCGGGCTGCGGATGAAGGGAGAAGCGACCAGCGAAATCGCCGGCGCTGCCGCGGCTCTGCGGCGTTTCATGACGCCGATCCGCAGCACCCGGCCCGGGCTGCTGGACACATGCGGCACGGGCGGCGATGGGCTGGGGACCTTCAACATCAGCACGGCGGCTGCGCTCGTCGCCGCGGCCGCCGGCGTATCGGTCGCCAAGCATGGCAACCGCAGCGCCAGCGGACGGACCGGTTCGGCCGAGGTGCTGCGCGAATTGGGTGTGAACATCGAGGCCACGCTGCCGGTCGTCGAGGCGTCGCTCGACGCGCTGGGCATCTGCTTTTGCTTTGCCCCGCTCTATCACGGATCGATGCGGCACGTGGCCGAGGTCCGCCGCAAGCTCGGCTTTCCGACGATCTTCAACTTCCTGGGTCCGTTGGCCAACCCGGCCGGCGCTCCGTATCAACTCGTGGGCGTGGGCATGGGCGATTTTCGCCGGGCCGTGGCCGAGGCCCTGGCGATGCTCGGCACGCGCAGGG
The sequence above is a segment of the Pirellulales bacterium genome. Coding sequences within it:
- a CDS encoding TraR/DksA family transcriptional regulator, translating into MARKDAMLAMRQILIRRRDALRQALAGDLSLLKELRSQTSGDMVDAALDSAQDEISSQLAEVESRELANIENALERMRAGQYGTCEGCGCKIPVARLNALPYATLCINCQREFERTGGSGGQDHDWGRILDTGADNDLTINDIEIDVQ
- a CDS encoding trypsin-like peptidase domain-containing protein translates to MARASTFLVATGGTLIGLCLGLFLAPLIVSTAGAQITFAGLDENDDPQQRAQLYAALERDSAHLAQEQQVLKRVAKLVAPTVVHIEAHKTDRLSRRPGEADIEEAGSGVMVNFDEKFYVLTNRHVVRDTSTGRIDINLADGRQLHPLRVLEDPDTDVAVLPVAGSDLVSAKLGDSNQLEIGDFVLAVGSPFGLSHSVTYGIISAKGRRDLELGDEGVRLQDFLQTDAAINPGNSGGPLINLRGEVIGINTAIASNSGGNEGIGFSIPINMVHRVAAQLIEHGTVAKAFLGVNLEAKFNAEMAARLGLPRRQGALITSITANSPAAEAHLQPDDVVLAFDGVRVEDGDHLINMVNLCEVGRTVPLVVFRQKQTLTVNVTVGNRRTFLPATP
- a CDS encoding nucleoside hydrolase, with the translated sequence MVRKVILDVDPGIDDAVALAMALCDPRLDVVAVTAVAGNVAAEQATRNVQALIEQIDPPRWPRIGAASEPDLGSPADARHLHGSDGLGNAHFQVAELHHRHRSEKVICDEIRAAPGDVSIVAMGPLTNVARALQRDPELADMIHQIVILGGTLSGPGNVTPAAEFNFYCDPSAAQLVLKSTMTRTVVPVDVSGDVTFGMDLMEKSTAIPSRVATLMAKLLPFAFRAFRQELGMESIQLHDAVALVALLESELFESAAYPVEIETAGSVARGASIFDRRSPPAAGPRVTAVTGCDAAQVAERIVAGIMQACRATAD
- the trpD gene encoding anthranilate phosphoribosyltransferase — its product is MLETIIGRIAGGEDLSAEEMGSTIELIMQGQCQEQEIGLFLTGLRMKGEATSEIAGAAAALRRFMTPIRSTRPGLLDTCGTGGDGLGTFNISTAAALVAAAAGVSVAKHGNRSASGRTGSAEVLRELGVNIEATLPVVEASLDALGICFCFAPLYHGSMRHVAEVRRKLGFPTIFNFLGPLANPAGAPYQLVGVGMGDFRRAVAEALAMLGTRRAAVVHGEDGLDEVSIGGPTLVTRVGGVPEDMVWTPATFGLAQGELAPLLVAGPTESAALIRRVLAGEPGAPRDIVVANAAAALWVAEQESDLSTAAARAVEAIDRGAARDLLARLGEFTHRLAS